In Eucalyptus grandis isolate ANBG69807.140 chromosome 4, ASM1654582v1, whole genome shotgun sequence, the following proteins share a genomic window:
- the LOC104441112 gene encoding E3 ubiquitin-protein ligase CSU1: protein MPQRHSKNNNDLAFFTYDEKRKLGYGTQKERLGRDSIKPFDACCLCLKPFIDPLCCQKGHVFCKECILECLLSQKKDIQRKLAAHEAQQKHEKEEEEERLMQQKARELDAFDQQNHGAVPQYTDKNHSQDKSGFHGANSVKVTSYEEEALRTMKAFWLPSATPEAPRKVEAPSTSTVCPEGNEKLKLKTLFPICFVEDTSEKKKPNSLDKTYICPSCKVTLTNTVSLAALSSCGHVFCKKCAEKFIVVDKVCLVCDKPCKERNLVKLEKGGTGFAGHGDYLEATDFKHLGSGSGLGLVRPAMKT from the exons ATGCCGCAGCGACACTCGAAGAACAACAACGACCTCGCCTTCTTCACGTACGACGAGAAGCGGAAGCTCGGGTACGGCACCCAGAAGGAGCGGCTGGGCAGGGACTCGATCAAGCCCTTCGACGCCTGCTGCCTCTGCCTCAAGCCCTTCATCGACCCGCTCTGCTGCCAGAAGGGCCACGTCTTCTGCAAGGAGTGCATCCTCGAGTGCCTCCTCTCCCAGAAAAAGGACATCCAGAg AAAACTAGCTGCTCATGAAGCTCAGCAGAAGCatgagaaagaagaggaggaagagcgGTTAATGCAGCAGAAAGCTAGGGAACTTGATGCATTTGATCAACAAAACCATGGTGCAGTACCTCAATACACTGATAAAAATCACAGCCAAGACAAAAGTGGCTTCCATGGTGCAAACAGTGTCAAGGTTACTTCTTATGAGGAGGAAGCACTTCGGACCATGAAGGCGTTTTGGCTGCCCTCAGCTACTCCAGAAGCTCCTCGTAAGGTAGAAGCACCATCCACCAGCACAGTCTGTCCAGAAGGCAATGAGAAACTAAAGCTGAAGACCCTTTTTCCTATTTGCTTCGTGGAAGACACCAGTGAGAAGAAGAAACCCAACTCGCTGGACAAGACGTATATATGCCCTAGCTGCAAGGTCACATTGACCAACACCGTGTCACTAGCTGCGCTTAGCTCCTGTGGGCATGTCTTCTGCAAGAAATGTGCAGAGAAGTTTATTGTCGTCGATAAGGTTTGTCTCGTTTGCGATAAGCCGTGTAAAGAGAGGAATTTGGTGAAGTTGGAAAAGGGAGGGACAGGTTTCGCTGGGCATGGGGATTATCTCGAAGCGACTGACTTCAAACATTTGGGAAGTGGTTCAGGTTTAGGGCTGGTGAGACCTGCAATGAAGACCTGA
- the LOC104441113 gene encoding calcium-binding protein PBP1, with product MSIPPPSIPRSHPGHLHTHARISFFTNVTARSRFSFSLLLNTNDRAMATRGGAVVAFEDFFPVMVERLGARGFMEELSKGFRLLMDKEKGVITLDSLRRNAALMGLSGMSDDDVRSMLQEGDLDGDGTLDEKEFCVLMFRLSPGLMKGSKDMLEEAIDS from the coding sequence ATGAGCATTCCCCCCCCGTCCATACCCAGATCACACCCAGGGCATCTGCATACACACGCACGCATCAGCTTTTTCACGAACGTGACTGCGCGCAGCaggttttctttctctcttcttctcaatACTAACGACAGAGCGATGGCGACGCGAGGCGGGGCCGTGGTGGCGTTTGAAGACTTCTTCCCCGTGATGGTCGAGAGGCTCGGGGCGCGCGGGTTCATGGAGGAGCTGAGCAAAGGGTTCCGCCTCCTGATGGACAAGGAGAAGGGCGTGATCACCCTGGATAGCCTGAGGCGGAACGCGGCCCTCATGGGGCTGAGCGGCATGAGCGACGACGACGTCCGGTCGATGCTGCAGGAAGGCGACCTCGACGGGGACGGGACGCTGGACGAGAAGGAGTTCTGCGTGCTCATGTTCAGATTGAGCCCCGGGTTGATGAAGGGCTCCAAGGATATGCTGGAGGAAGCCattgattcttga